Proteins encoded within one genomic window of Citrobacter amalonaticus Y19:
- the mazG gene encoding nucleoside triphosphate pyrophosphohydrolase: MTQIDRLLGIMQRLRDPETGCPWDNEQTFATLAPYTLEETYEVLDAISREDFDDLRGELGDLLFQVVFYAQIAQEEGRFDFNDICAAISDKLERRHPHVFADAKARDSSEVLARWEQIKTGERAEKAQHSALDDIPRSLPALMRAQKIQKRCSNVGFDWTTLGPVVDKVYEEIDEVMHEARQVVVDQAKLEEEMGDLLFATVNMARHLGTKAETALQKANEKFERRFREVERIVAARGLEMTGVDLETMEEVWQQVKRQEIDL; the protein is encoded by the coding sequence ATGACTCAAATTGACCGCCTGCTTGGCATCATGCAACGCCTGCGAGACCCGGAAACCGGCTGTCCGTGGGATAACGAACAGACTTTCGCTACGCTTGCCCCCTACACCCTTGAAGAAACCTACGAAGTGCTTGATGCGATTTCGCGTGAAGATTTTGACGATCTGCGCGGTGAACTGGGCGATCTGTTGTTCCAGGTGGTGTTTTACGCGCAAATAGCCCAGGAAGAAGGGCGCTTTGATTTCAACGATATTTGTGCCGCTATCAGTGACAAACTGGAGCGGCGCCATCCGCACGTTTTTGCCGATGCAAAGGCTCGTGACAGCAGCGAAGTGCTGGCCCGTTGGGAGCAGATCAAAACAGGCGAACGGGCGGAAAAAGCGCAGCATTCTGCCCTTGATGATATTCCGCGTAGTTTACCGGCGTTAATGCGGGCGCAGAAAATACAGAAGCGTTGTTCGAACGTGGGCTTTGACTGGACGACGCTGGGACCGGTGGTCGATAAGGTGTACGAAGAGATTGACGAGGTCATGCACGAGGCCCGGCAGGTCGTTGTCGACCAGGCTAAACTGGAAGAGGAAATGGGTGATTTACTGTTTGCCACTGTCAATATGGCCCGTCACTTAGGCACCAAAGCGGAAACCGCCCTGCAAAAAGCCAACGAAAAGTTCGAGCGGCGTTTTCGTGAGGTTGAGCGGATTGTGGCGGCACGGGGCCTGGAAATGACCGGCGTTGATCTGGAAACGATGGAAGAAGTCTGGCAGCAGGTAAAACGACAGGAAATTGATCTCTAA
- the eno gene encoding phosphopyruvate hydratase, translating to MSKIVKVIGREIIDSRGNPTVEAEVHLEGGFVGMAAAPSGASTGSREALELRDGDKSRFMGKGVLKAVGAVNGPIAQAILGKDAKDQAGIDKIMIDLDGTENKSNFGANAILAVSLANAKAAAAAKGMPLYEHIAELNGTPGKYSMPVPMMNIINGGEHADNNVDIQEFMIQPVGAKSLKEAVRMGSEVFHNLAKVLKAKGMNTAVGDEGGYAPNLGSNAEALAVIAEAVKAAGYELGKDITLAMDCAASEFYKDGKYVLAGEGNKAFTSEEFTHFLEDLTKQYPIVSIEDGLDESDWDGFAYQTKVLGDKIQLVGDDLFVTNTKILKEGIEKGIVNSILIKFNQIGSLTETLAAIKMAKDAGYTAVISHRSGETEDATIADLAVGTAAGQIKTGSMSRSDRVAKYNQLIRIEEALGEKAPYNGRKEIKGQ from the coding sequence ATGTCCAAAATCGTTAAAGTCATCGGTCGTGAAATCATCGACTCCCGTGGTAACCCGACTGTTGAAGCCGAAGTACACCTGGAAGGTGGTTTCGTCGGTATGGCAGCAGCTCCGTCAGGTGCTTCTACGGGTTCCCGCGAAGCGCTGGAACTGCGCGATGGCGACAAATCCCGCTTCATGGGTAAAGGCGTACTGAAAGCTGTTGGCGCGGTTAACGGCCCGATTGCTCAGGCTATCCTTGGCAAAGATGCCAAAGATCAGGCTGGCATCGACAAGATCATGATCGATCTGGACGGTACTGAAAATAAATCCAACTTCGGTGCGAACGCCATCCTGGCTGTGTCTCTGGCAAACGCCAAAGCTGCTGCTGCCGCTAAAGGCATGCCGCTGTACGAGCACATCGCTGAGCTGAACGGTACTCCGGGCAAATACTCCATGCCGGTTCCGATGATGAACATCATCAACGGTGGTGAGCACGCTGACAACAACGTCGACATCCAGGAATTCATGATTCAGCCAGTTGGCGCGAAATCCCTGAAAGAAGCCGTACGTATGGGTTCTGAAGTGTTCCACAACCTGGCTAAAGTGCTGAAAGCGAAAGGCATGAACACGGCTGTGGGTGACGAAGGTGGCTACGCGCCGAACCTGGGTTCTAACGCAGAAGCGCTGGCTGTTATTGCTGAAGCGGTTAAAGCTGCGGGTTACGAGCTGGGTAAAGACATCACTCTGGCGATGGACTGTGCCGCCTCTGAATTCTACAAAGACGGTAAATACGTTCTGGCTGGCGAAGGCAACAAAGCGTTCACCTCTGAAGAATTCACTCACTTCCTGGAAGACCTGACCAAACAGTACCCGATCGTTTCTATCGAAGACGGTCTGGACGAGTCTGACTGGGACGGTTTTGCTTACCAGACCAAAGTACTGGGCGACAAAATCCAGCTGGTTGGTGACGATCTGTTCGTAACCAACACCAAGATCCTGAAAGAAGGTATCGAGAAAGGCATCGTTAACTCCATCCTGATCAAATTCAACCAGATCGGTTCTCTGACCGAAACGTTGGCTGCAATCAAGATGGCGAAAGACGCTGGCTACACGGCTGTTATCTCTCACCGTTCTGGTGAAACTGAAGATGCGACCATCGCTGACCTGGCTGTGGGTACCGCTGCAGGCCAGATCAAAACTGGTTCTATGAGCCGTTCTGACCGCGTTGCTAAATACAACCAGCTGATTCGTATCGAAGAAGCGCTGGGTGAAAAAGCACCGTACAACGGTCGTAAAGAGATCAAAGGTCAGTAA
- a CDS encoding FGGY-family carbohydrate kinase, producing the protein MSNKYIIGIDGGSQSTKVVMYDLEGNVVCEGKGLLQPMFTPDADTAEHPDDDLWTSLCCAGKELMSQFAGDKNDIVGIGLGSIRCCRALLKADGTPAAPLISWQDARVTRPYEHTNPDVAYVTSFSGYLSHRLTGEFKDNIANYFGQWPVDYKTWTWSDDDDVMTKFNIPRKMLFDVQMPGTLLGHLTAKAAKATGFPPGLPVICTTSDKPVEALGAGLLDDKTAVISLGTYIALMMNGKALPKDPVAYWPIMSSIPETLLYEGYGIRKGMWTVSWLRDMLGESLIQDAKTQDLSPEDLLNKKASSVPPGCNGLMTVLDWLTNPWEPFKRGIMIGFDSSMDYAWIYRSILESVTLTLKNNYDNMCNEMNHFAKHVIITGGGSNSDLFMQIFADVFNLPARRNAINGCASLGAAINTAVGLGLYPNYEIAIEKMVRVKDVFMPIESNARRYEALNKGIFRDLTAHTDVILKKSYEVLHGNLDNVNSIQSWSNA; encoded by the coding sequence ATGTCGAATAAATACATCATTGGAATTGATGGTGGAAGTCAGAGTACTAAGGTCGTGATGTATGACCTGGAGGGCAATGTGGTCTGTGAGGGAAAAGGACTCCTGCAACCGATGTTTACCCCCGATGCAGATACCGCAGAGCATCCGGACGACGATTTGTGGACCTCGCTATGTTGTGCTGGCAAGGAGTTAATGAGCCAGTTCGCTGGCGACAAAAATGACATTGTAGGAATTGGACTGGGCTCCATTCGCTGTTGTCGCGCTTTACTTAAAGCCGATGGCACACCAGCAGCGCCACTAATTAGCTGGCAGGATGCGCGCGTGACGCGTCCCTACGAGCACACGAATCCTGATGTCGCTTACGTGACGTCCTTTTCGGGTTATCTGTCGCATCGTTTAACCGGAGAATTTAAAGACAACATTGCAAACTACTTTGGTCAGTGGCCCGTGGATTACAAAACCTGGACGTGGAGTGATGATGATGACGTGATGACGAAGTTCAACATTCCGCGCAAGATGCTGTTTGATGTACAGATGCCGGGAACCCTCCTCGGTCATTTGACAGCAAAAGCCGCGAAAGCGACGGGTTTTCCGCCTGGATTACCCGTCATCTGTACTACCAGTGACAAACCCGTTGAAGCGCTGGGGGCTGGACTACTGGATGATAAAACGGCTGTTATTTCATTGGGTACCTATATCGCACTGATGATGAATGGCAAAGCGTTGCCAAAAGATCCTGTTGCGTACTGGCCGATAATGTCTTCTATCCCGGAAACCTTGCTGTATGAAGGTTACGGCATCCGCAAAGGCATGTGGACGGTCAGTTGGTTGCGGGATATGTTGGGTGAATCGCTGATTCAGGATGCAAAGACGCAGGACTTATCGCCTGAGGATTTACTCAACAAGAAAGCCTCCTCAGTTCCGCCGGGTTGCAATGGATTAATGACGGTCCTGGACTGGCTGACTAACCCCTGGGAACCGTTCAAACGCGGGATCATGATTGGTTTTGATTCCAGCATGGATTACGCCTGGATTTACCGTTCTATTCTGGAAAGCGTTACCCTGACGCTAAAGAACAATTATGACAATATGTGCAATGAAATGAACCATTTTGCTAAACACGTGATCATCACTGGCGGTGGCTCAAACAGCGACCTGTTTATGCAAATCTTCGCCGATGTGTTCAATCTTCCGGCAAGACGAAATGCGATTAACGGTTGTGCGAGCCTGGGTGCGGCAATTAACACGGCTGTCGGACTGGGTTTGTATCCGAACTATGAAATAGCGATTGAAAAAATGGTGCGGGTGAAAGATGTATTCATGCCGATCGAGAGCAATGCCAGACGCTATGAAGCGCTGAACAAAGGGATCTTCCGGGATTTAACCGCACACACGGATGTGATTCTGAAAAAATCGTATGAAGTGCTGCATGGCAACCTGGATAACGTCAATTCCATTCAAAGCTGGTCAAACGCGTAA
- a CDS encoding MFS transporter yields MQHNSYRRWITLAIISFSGGVSFDLAYLRYIYQIPMAKFMGFSNTEIGLIMSTFGIAAIILYAPSGVIADKFSHRKMITSAMIITGLLGLLMMTYPPLWVMLCIQVAFAITTILMLWSVSIKAASLLGDHSEQGKIMGWMEGLRGVGVMSLAVFTMWVFSRFAPDDSNSLKAVILIYSVVYILLGILCWFFVSDGIRHGDNTKEEKQSFQLSDILAVLRISTTWYCSMVIFGVFTIYAILSYSTNYLTEMYGMSLVAASYMGIVINKIFRAICGPLGGIITAYSKIKSPTRVIQLLSIVGAIALIALLVTNSNPQSVVMGIGLILLLGFTCYASRGLYWACPGEARTPSYIMGTTVGICSVIGFLPDVFVYPIIGHWQDTLPAAEAYRNMWLMGLTALCMVILFTFLLSRKIRATDFSQNKMTSLTAETSGE; encoded by the coding sequence ATGCAACACAACTCATATCGTCGTTGGATAACACTCGCCATTATTAGTTTTAGTGGCGGTGTCAGTTTTGATCTGGCTTATTTACGTTATATATATCAAATTCCCATGGCCAAATTCATGGGATTTAGCAATACCGAAATTGGGCTCATAATGAGTACCTTTGGTATTGCCGCGATTATTCTTTATGCTCCCAGCGGGGTTATCGCCGATAAATTCTCTCATCGTAAAATGATTACTTCGGCAATGATTATCACCGGATTACTTGGTCTGCTGATGATGACCTATCCACCGCTGTGGGTCATGCTCTGTATTCAGGTTGCCTTTGCCATTACCACCATTTTGATGCTGTGGTCTGTATCCATTAAAGCTGCTTCATTATTGGGTGACCACAGCGAGCAAGGGAAAATCATGGGCTGGATGGAAGGCCTCCGCGGTGTGGGTGTCATGTCACTGGCGGTATTTACCATGTGGGTCTTCTCACGCTTTGCACCGGACGACAGCAACAGTCTGAAAGCCGTGATCCTGATTTACAGCGTGGTTTACATCCTGTTAGGCATTTTATGTTGGTTCTTTGTGAGTGATGGCATACGTCACGGTGACAATACGAAAGAAGAAAAACAATCGTTCCAGCTCAGCGATATTCTGGCAGTGTTACGCATCAGCACCACCTGGTACTGCAGTATGGTGATTTTTGGCGTTTTTACGATCTATGCCATCCTCAGTTACTCCACTAACTATCTGACCGAAATGTACGGTATGTCGCTGGTGGCGGCGAGCTACATGGGTATTGTCATTAACAAGATTTTCCGCGCTATCTGTGGTCCGTTGGGCGGCATCATCACGGCGTACAGCAAAATTAAGTCCCCGACACGCGTCATTCAATTGCTGTCAATTGTCGGTGCCATCGCGCTGATAGCGTTACTGGTGACGAACTCAAATCCGCAGTCTGTGGTGATGGGGATCGGTCTGATCCTGCTGCTGGGCTTCACCTGTTACGCCTCACGTGGACTTTACTGGGCCTGCCCCGGTGAGGCCAGAACACCGTCCTACATCATGGGCACCACGGTGGGCATCTGCTCGGTTATCGGTTTCCTGCCTGACGTGTTTGTGTATCCGATTATCGGCCACTGGCAGGACACGCTCCCGGCGGCAGAAGCCTATCGCAATATGTGGCTGATGGGGCTGACGGCGCTGTGTATGGTGATCCTCTTTACCTTTTTGTTATCTCGCAAGATACGCGCCACCGATTTCTCACAGAACAAGATGACATCACTCACCGCAGAAACCTCCGGCGAGTGA
- the relA gene encoding GTP diphosphokinase has translation MVAVRSAHLNKAGEFDPKKWIESLGITSQQSCERLAETWAYCLQQTQGHPDAELLLWRGVEMVEILTTLSMDIDTLRAALLFPLADANVVSEDTLQESVGKSIVNLIHGVRDMAAIRQLKATHTDSVSSEQVDNVRRMLLAMVDDFRCVVIKLAERIAHLREVKDAPEDERVLAAKECTNIYAPLANRLGIGQLKWELEDYCFRYLHPAEYKRIAKLLHERRIDREHYIEEFVGHLRSEMKTEGVKAEVYGRPKHIYSIWRKMQKKHLAFDELFDVRAVRIVAERLQDCYAALGIVHTHYRHLPDEFDDYVANPKPNGYQSIHTVVLGPGGKTIEIQIRTRQMHEDAELGVAAHWKYKEGAVAGGVRSGHEDRIAWLRKLIAWQEEMADSGEMLDEVRSQVFDDRVYVFTPKGDVVDLPAGSTPLDFAYHIHSDVGHRCIGAKIGGRIVPFTYQLQMGDQIEIITQKQPNPSRDWLNPNLGYVTTSRGRSKIHAWFRKQDRDKNILAGRQILDDELSHLGISLKEAEKHLLPRYNFNELEELLAAIGGGDIRLNQMVNFLQSQFNKPSAAEEDAAALKQLQQKTHTPQNRRKDDGRVVVEGVGNLMHHIARCCQPIPGDEIVGFITQGRGISVHRADCEQLVELRAHAPERLVEAVWGESYSAGYSLVVRVQANDRSGLLRDITTILANEKVNVLGVASRSDTKQQLATIDMTIEIYNLQVLGRVLSKLNQVPDVIDARRLHGN, from the coding sequence ATGGTTGCGGTAAGAAGTGCACATCTAAATAAAGCTGGGGAATTTGACCCGAAAAAATGGATCGAAAGTCTTGGGATCACCAGCCAGCAGTCATGTGAACGCTTAGCCGAAACCTGGGCGTATTGCCTGCAACAGACGCAGGGGCATCCGGATGCGGAACTGCTGCTGTGGCGTGGCGTGGAGATGGTGGAAATCCTCACAACGCTGAGTATGGATATCGACACGCTGCGGGCTGCGCTGCTGTTCCCTCTGGCAGATGCCAATGTCGTTAGCGAAGATACCCTGCAGGAAAGCGTAGGTAAGTCTATCGTCAACCTGATTCACGGTGTGCGTGACATGGCGGCCATTCGCCAACTGAAAGCGACCCATACCGATTCCGTCTCCTCAGAGCAGGTCGATAACGTGCGGCGGATGCTGCTGGCGATGGTCGACGACTTCCGCTGCGTGGTCATTAAACTCGCCGAACGCATTGCCCATCTGCGCGAGGTGAAAGACGCGCCGGAAGATGAACGCGTACTGGCGGCGAAAGAGTGCACCAACATCTATGCCCCGCTGGCGAACCGATTAGGTATCGGCCAGTTGAAGTGGGAACTGGAAGATTATTGCTTCCGCTATCTGCATCCTGCCGAGTACAAACGCATTGCCAAACTGCTGCACGAACGACGTATCGACAGGGAGCACTACATCGAAGAATTTGTCGGTCATCTGCGCTCAGAAATGAAAACGGAAGGCGTGAAGGCGGAAGTGTACGGACGCCCGAAACACATCTACAGCATCTGGCGAAAAATGCAGAAAAAGCATCTGGCGTTTGATGAGCTGTTTGATGTCCGCGCCGTGCGTATCGTTGCTGAACGTTTGCAGGACTGCTACGCCGCGCTGGGGATTGTGCACACCCACTATCGCCATCTGCCGGATGAATTTGACGACTACGTCGCCAACCCGAAACCGAATGGCTACCAGTCGATTCATACCGTGGTATTGGGGCCGGGCGGCAAAACGATTGAAATCCAGATTCGTACCAGACAGATGCACGAGGACGCCGAGTTGGGCGTTGCCGCACACTGGAAATACAAAGAAGGCGCAGTCGCAGGCGGGGTGCGTTCAGGTCATGAGGACCGCATTGCCTGGCTGCGTAAGCTGATCGCCTGGCAGGAAGAGATGGCAGACTCCGGCGAGATGCTTGATGAAGTACGCAGTCAGGTTTTTGACGACCGGGTTTACGTCTTTACGCCGAAAGGCGATGTGGTGGATCTGCCAGCCGGCTCTACGCCGCTCGATTTTGCATATCACATTCACAGTGATGTAGGGCACCGTTGCATTGGGGCGAAAATCGGTGGGCGCATTGTGCCGTTCACCTATCAGTTGCAGATGGGCGATCAGATTGAAATTATCACTCAGAAACAGCCAAACCCCAGCCGTGACTGGCTGAACCCGAATCTGGGCTACGTAACGACCAGTCGCGGGCGCTCGAAAATCCACGCCTGGTTCCGTAAACAGGATCGGGACAAGAATATCCTTGCAGGACGGCAGATTCTGGATGATGAGCTGTCGCATTTGGGGATCAGCCTGAAAGAAGCGGAAAAGCACCTGCTGCCGCGCTACAACTTTAACGAACTGGAGGAGTTGCTGGCGGCGATTGGTGGCGGAGATATCCGTCTGAATCAGATGGTGAATTTCCTGCAATCGCAGTTCAACAAACCGAGCGCAGCCGAAGAAGATGCCGCTGCGCTGAAGCAGCTTCAGCAGAAAACGCATACCCCACAGAACCGACGTAAAGATGATGGTCGCGTGGTTGTGGAAGGGGTCGGCAACCTGATGCATCACATTGCTCGCTGCTGCCAGCCGATTCCGGGCGATGAGATTGTCGGGTTTATCACCCAGGGGCGTGGGATTTCTGTCCATCGCGCGGACTGTGAGCAGTTGGTCGAGCTGCGAGCGCATGCGCCGGAGCGCCTTGTAGAGGCCGTCTGGGGCGAAAGCTACTCGGCGGGATACTCGCTGGTGGTGCGTGTACAGGCCAACGATCGCAGCGGCTTACTGCGTGATATCACGACGATTCTGGCGAACGAGAAGGTCAACGTGCTTGGCGTCGCCAGCCGTAGCGATACCAAACAGCAGCTTGCCACCATCGACATGACGATTGAAATCTATAACCTGCAGGTACTGGGACGTGTGCTCAGCAAGCTGAATCAGGTACCCGATGTGATTGACGCGCGTCGCTTGCACGGCAATTAA
- a CDS encoding SDR family oxidoreductase has protein sequence MSIESLNAFSMNFFSLKGKTAIVTGGNSGLGQAFAMALAKAGANLFIPSFVKDNGETREIIEKQGVEVEFMQVDITGKGAPQKIIAACCERFGTVDILVNNAGICKLNKVLDFGRADWDPMIDVNLTAAFELSYEAAKIMIPQNSGKIINICSLFSYLGGQWSPAYSATKHALAGFTKAYCDELGQYNIQVNGIAPGYYATDITLATRSNPETNQRVLDHIPANRWGDTQDLMGAAIFLASQASNYVNGHLLVVDGGYLVR, from the coding sequence ATGTCGATCGAATCTCTCAACGCATTTTCAATGAATTTTTTCTCCCTGAAAGGGAAAACGGCGATCGTGACGGGCGGCAATAGCGGTCTGGGCCAGGCTTTCGCGATGGCTCTGGCGAAAGCCGGGGCGAACTTATTTATACCCAGTTTTGTAAAAGATAACGGTGAAACCCGGGAGATTATTGAGAAACAGGGTGTTGAAGTTGAGTTCATGCAGGTGGATATCACCGGGAAAGGCGCACCGCAGAAGATCATTGCAGCCTGCTGTGAGCGCTTTGGCACCGTAGATATTCTGGTGAACAACGCCGGGATTTGTAAGCTGAATAAGGTACTGGATTTCGGTCGTGCAGACTGGGATCCGATGATTGATGTCAACCTGACGGCGGCGTTTGAACTGAGCTATGAAGCGGCAAAAATTATGATTCCGCAAAATAGCGGTAAAATCATTAATATTTGCTCCTTATTCTCTTATCTTGGGGGGCAATGGTCACCGGCTTATTCGGCAACCAAGCATGCGCTCGCCGGATTTACCAAGGCATATTGCGATGAACTTGGACAATATAATATTCAGGTTAATGGCATCGCGCCGGGTTATTATGCTACCGACATTACGCTGGCGACCCGCAGCAATCCAGAAACTAATCAGCGTGTACTGGATCATATTCCAGCCAATCGTTGGGGTGACACTCAGGATTTAATGGGGGCGGCGATATTTCTTGCCAGTCAGGCCTCTAATTATGTTAACGGTCATTTGCTGGTTGTCGATGGCGGTTATTTAGTTCGCTAA
- the queE gene encoding 7-carboxy-7-deazaguanine synthase QueE, giving the protein MQYPINEMFQTLQGEGYFTGVPATFIRLQGCPVGCAWCDTKHTWDKLEDREVSLYSILAKTKESDKWGAASSEDLLAVIGRQGYTARHVVITGGEPCIHDLTPLTDLLEKNGFSCQIETSGTHEVRCTPNTWVTVSPKVNMRGGYDVLSQALERANEIKHPVGRVRDIEALDELLATLSDDKPRVIALQPISQKDDATRLCIETCIARNWRLSMQTHKYLNIA; this is encoded by the coding sequence ATGCAGTACCCGATTAACGAGATGTTCCAGACCCTGCAAGGTGAGGGTTACTTTACCGGCGTCCCCGCCACTTTTATTCGTTTACAGGGATGCCCGGTCGGCTGTGCCTGGTGCGATACCAAACACACCTGGGATAAGCTTGAGGATCGGGAAGTTTCCCTGTACAGCATCCTGGCGAAAACCAAAGAGAGTGATAAATGGGGCGCGGCGAGCAGCGAAGATCTGCTGGCGGTGATTGGCCGACAAGGGTACACCGCGCGTCATGTGGTGATTACCGGCGGTGAGCCCTGCATCCATGACCTGACGCCGCTCACTGATTTGCTGGAAAAAAATGGGTTTAGCTGCCAGATAGAGACCAGCGGTACGCATGAAGTGCGCTGCACACCCAATACCTGGGTGACTGTTTCTCCAAAGGTGAACATGCGTGGTGGTTATGACGTTCTCTCACAGGCGCTGGAACGCGCGAATGAAATCAAGCATCCGGTCGGACGGGTTCGCGATATTGAAGCGCTGGACGAACTGCTCGCCACGCTGAGCGACGACAAACCGCGAGTGATTGCGCTGCAACCCATTAGCCAGAAAGACGATGCCACACGCCTGTGCATCGAAACCTGCATCGCGCGCAACTGGCGTCTGTCGATGCAGACGCACAAATACCTGAATATTGCGTAG
- the pyrG gene encoding glutamine hydrolyzing CTP synthase, giving the protein MTTNYIFVTGGVVSSLGKGIAAASLAAILEARGLNVTIMKLDPYINVDPGTMSPIQHGEVFVTEDGAETDLDLGHYERFIRTKMSRRNNFTTGRIYSDVLRKERRGDYLGATVQVIPHITNAIKERVLEGGEGHDVVLVEIGGTVGDIESLPFLEAIRQLAVDIGREHTLFMHLTLVPYLAAAGEVKTKPTQHSVKELLSIGIQPDVLICRSDRTVPANERAKIALFCNVPEKAVISMKDVDSIYKIPGLLKSQGLDDYICKRFSLNCPEANLSEWEQVIYEEANPAGEVTIGMVGKYIELPDAYKSVIEALKHGGLKNRVTVNIKLIDSQDVETRGVEILKDLDAILIPGGFGYRGVEGKIATARYARENNIPYLGICLGMQVALIEFARNVAGMDNANSTEFVPDCKYPVVALITEWRDEEGNVEVRTEKSDLGGTMRLGAQQCQLGDDSLVRQLYGAPTIVERHRHRYEVNNMLLKQIEAAGLRVAGRSGDDQLVEIIEVPNHPWFVACQFHPEFTSTPRDGHPLFAGFVKAASEHQKRQAK; this is encoded by the coding sequence ATGACAACGAACTATATTTTTGTGACCGGCGGGGTCGTATCCTCTCTGGGTAAAGGCATTGCCGCAGCCTCCCTCGCAGCCATTCTTGAAGCCCGTGGCCTCAACGTGACCATCATGAAACTGGATCCGTATATCAACGTCGATCCGGGTACCATGAGCCCAATCCAACACGGGGAAGTGTTCGTTACTGAAGACGGCGCTGAAACCGACCTGGACCTGGGTCACTACGAGCGTTTCATTCGCACCAAAATGAGCCGCCGCAACAACTTCACCACGGGTCGTATCTACTCTGACGTACTGCGCAAAGAGCGTCGTGGTGACTATCTGGGCGCGACCGTACAGGTTATCCCGCACATCACCAACGCCATCAAAGAACGCGTGCTGGAAGGCGGCGAAGGCCATGACGTTGTCCTGGTCGAAATCGGCGGCACCGTCGGTGATATCGAATCTCTGCCGTTCCTTGAAGCGATTCGTCAACTGGCAGTTGATATCGGTCGTGAACACACTCTGTTCATGCACCTGACCCTGGTGCCTTACCTGGCCGCCGCGGGTGAAGTCAAAACCAAACCGACCCAGCACTCTGTGAAAGAACTGCTGTCTATCGGTATTCAGCCTGATGTCCTGATTTGTCGTTCCGATCGTACCGTTCCGGCGAATGAACGCGCAAAAATTGCATTGTTCTGTAACGTGCCGGAAAAAGCCGTTATTTCAATGAAAGATGTCGATTCCATTTATAAAATTCCAGGCCTGTTGAAATCGCAGGGCCTGGACGATTATATTTGTAAACGATTCAGCTTGAACTGTCCGGAAGCTAACCTGTCTGAATGGGAACAGGTTATTTATGAAGAAGCGAACCCGGCAGGCGAAGTGACTATCGGTATGGTCGGCAAGTACATCGAACTGCCGGATGCCTATAAGTCAGTGATTGAAGCGCTGAAACACGGCGGTTTGAAAAATCGCGTGACCGTCAACATTAAGCTTATCGATTCGCAAGATGTTGAAACGCGTGGTGTCGAAATCCTGAAAGATTTGGACGCTATCCTGATCCCTGGCGGTTTTGGCTACCGTGGTGTGGAAGGGAAGATCGCCACTGCACGCTATGCGCGTGAGAACAATATTCCTTATCTGGGCATTTGCCTGGGTATGCAGGTTGCGTTGATTGAGTTTGCGCGTAATGTCGCCGGTATGGACAACGCCAACTCGACGGAATTTGTGCCAGACTGTAAGTACCCGGTTGTGGCGCTGATTACCGAATGGCGTGACGAAGAAGGCAATGTTGAGGTTCGTACTGAGAAGAGCGATCTCGGCGGCACGATGCGCCTGGGCGCGCAGCAGTGCCAGCTTGGCGACGATAGTCTGGTTCGTCAGTTGTACGGCGCACCGACCATTGTTGAGCGTCATCGCCATCGTTACGAAGTCAACAATATGCTGTTGAAACAGATTGAAGCTGCGGGTCTGCGTGTTGCAGGCCGTTCCGGTGATGATCAGTTGGTCGAGATCATTGAGGTACCGAATCATCCGTGGTTCGTGGCCTGTCAGTTCCATCCGGAATTTACTTCCACGCCACGTGATGGACATCCGTTGTTTGCTGGCTTTGTGAAAGCCGCCAGCGAGCATCAGAAGCGTCAGGCGAAGTAA